In Caretta caretta isolate rCarCar2 chromosome 4, rCarCar1.hap1, whole genome shotgun sequence, one genomic interval encodes:
- the POU4F2 gene encoding POU domain, class 4, transcription factor 2: MMMMSLNSKQPFSMPHGSGSLHEPKYSALHTASPCTSAAAAPSASSPSSTSSGAGRSSTSTSTSSEAMRRACLPTPPSNIFGGLDESLLARAEALAAVDIVSQTKSHHHHPPHHSPFKPDATYHTMNTIPCTSAASSSSVPISHPSALSGTHHHHHHHHHHHHQPHQALEGELLDHITPGLALGAMTGPDGSVVSTPAHAPHMASMNPMHQAALSMAHAHGLPSHMGCMSDVDADPRDLEAFAERFKQRRIKLGVTQADVGSALANLKIPGVGSLSQSTICRFESLTLSHNNMIALKPILQAWLEEAEKSHREKLTKPELFNGTEKKRKRTSIAAPEKRSLEAYFAIQPRPSSEKIAAIAEKLDLKKNVVRVWFCNQRQKQKRMKYSAGI, encoded by the exons atgatgatgatgtctcTGAACAGCAAGCAGCCCTTCAGCATGCCCCACGGCAGCGGCAGCCTGCACGAGCCCAAGTACTCGGCGCTGCACACCGCCTCCCCCTGCacctccgccgccgccgccccctcggccagctcccccagcagcaccagcagcggggcaggcaggagcagcaccagCACCAGCACCAGCTCGGAGGCGATGAGGCGAGCCTGCCTCCCAACCCCTCCG AGCAATATATTCGGCGGTCTGGATGAGAGTTTGCTGGCCCGCGCCGAAGCCCTGGCGGCGGTGGATATAGTTTCCCAGACCAAGAGCCACCATCATCACCCGCCTCATCACAGCCCCTTCAAGCCGGACGCTACTTACCACACCATGAACACCATCCCTTGCacctctgctgcctcctcctcGTCGGTTCCCATTTCCCACCCGTCAGCCCTGTCCGgcactcaccaccaccaccaccaccatcaccaccaccaccaccagcctcACCAGGCTTTGGAAGGGGAGCTTTTAGATCACATCACCCCGGGGCTGGCGCTGGGGGCCATGACCGGACCAGACGGCTCGGTGGTCTCCACGCCAGCCCATGCTCCTCACATGGCCAGTATGAACCCTATGCACCAGGCGGCTCTAAGCATGGCCCATGCCCACGGGCTGCCTTCTCACATGGGATGCATGAGCGACGTGGACGCAGATCCCCGGGATTTAGAAGCTTTTGCGGAGAGGTTCAAGCAGAGGAGGATCAAGCTCGGAGTGACCCAGGCAGATGTGGGCTCTGCCCTGGCCAACTTGAAGATCCCAGGGGTAGGCTCACTGAGCCAAAGCACCATCTGCAGGTTTGAGTCCCTTACCTTGTCCCACAATAACATGATCGCCCTCAAACCCATCTTGCAAGCCTGGCTAGAAGAAGCAGAGAAATCTCACCGGGAGAAGCTCACCAAACCAGAGCTCTTCAATGGAACAGAGAAGAAGAGGAAGCGTACCTCTATTGCTGCACCTGAGAAGAggtccttggaagcctattttgCCATCCAGCCACGTCCTTCCTCGGAAAAAATAGCAGCCATCGCAGAgaaactggacctcaagaagaACGTGGTCCGGGTCTGGTTCTGTAATCAGAGACAGAAACAGAAACGAATGAAATATTCCGCTGGGATTTAA